The following coding sequences are from one Streptomyces dengpaensis window:
- a CDS encoding enoyl-CoA hydratase/isomerase family protein, whose product MAWSYETIRTELRNGVLWATIDNPPINLIDERFVADLVALLDETDADSDVRVVVFRSADADFFLPHVDLKRIAEYTAAAAASGGPDDVGLGALYRRLSEARPVTIAVLEGRARGAGAEFLYACDMRFASLERAVIGQPEVGVGTFPGAGAVQQLVRLAGRGQAMQVILGSEDLDGREAERIGVVNKALPDGELIAYIEGLAERIAKFPEAAVRLAKRRINAAGLPPKEDVHVDAGFFQVLARDPSSAARIGALMQRGMQERSRTELEFGAAVGEL is encoded by the coding sequence ATGGCCTGGAGCTACGAGACGATCCGGACCGAGCTGCGCAACGGGGTCCTGTGGGCGACGATCGACAACCCTCCGATCAATCTGATCGACGAGCGGTTCGTCGCGGATCTGGTCGCGCTGCTCGACGAGACCGACGCCGACAGCGATGTGCGCGTTGTTGTCTTCCGGAGTGCGGATGCGGACTTCTTCCTCCCGCATGTGGACCTGAAGCGGATTGCTGAGTACACGGCTGCCGCGGCGGCGTCCGGGGGGCCGGACGACGTCGGTCTGGGTGCGCTGTACCGGCGGCTCAGTGAGGCGCGTCCCGTTACGATCGCGGTCCTCGAGGGCCGGGCGCGCGGTGCAGGTGCGGAGTTCCTGTACGCGTGCGACATGCGGTTCGCATCCCTGGAACGTGCGGTGATCGGGCAGCCCGAGGTGGGGGTGGGCACCTTCCCCGGTGCGGGAGCGGTGCAGCAGCTGGTGCGGCTCGCCGGCCGCGGCCAGGCGATGCAGGTGATCCTGGGCTCCGAGGACCTCGACGGACGGGAGGCCGAGCGTATCGGCGTGGTCAACAAGGCCCTGCCGGATGGTGAGTTGATTGCCTACATCGAGGGCCTCGCCGAGCGCATCGCCAAGTTCCCGGAGGCGGCTGTGCGGCTGGCCAAGCGCCGGATCAACGCGGCCGGCCTACCGCCGAAGGAGGATGTTCATGTCGATGCGGGCTTTTTCCAGGTCCTGGCGCGTGATCCGTCGAGCGCTGCCCGGATCGGCGCGCTGATGCAGCGCGGGATGCAGGAACGCTCCCGCACTGAGCTGGAGTTCGGTGCAGCGGTCGGGGAGCTGTGA